A DNA window from Ananas comosus cultivar F153 unplaced genomic scaffold, ASM154086v1, whole genome shotgun sequence contains the following coding sequences:
- the LOC109704608 gene encoding putative disease resistance protein RGA4 has translation MSGVVEPIILAAVGWVASPLVAKLLNEGYLSLGINAEKKLEKMRDTVLPVLKSVIEKAEGSPHRSEVEGWLQRLKDAYDGAEDALDRLTYDRLRRKAKAAARSSSGKRPTNPVRSSSSFHVPKRVKWVIKGGRDMLSPRKIKLKVRLKKLKKIAGKAKDLSTLLGAQPETADSRQTFSVPPPRVFGRDEDRDEIIRRLKIEPAAGVPIPIIAIVGRPGVGKTTLAQYVCKQLRSELTDGQHFDPIMWVYASRNFNASKIMKDIIQQASIASKPQEDLGDAVVAVRSNLDAVVAGKLSSTEALRLKMNEKLNGKKFLLVIDDVWCDGEDRKKNWDTLFRCLSECCCLRGSKILVTSQTNDAPINSTVAPNGAVPVEYVRHLEDLAKNDFSDLFIHYALWQFDSHLREDFKEKCRTIAEKLNKDPTAAKMVGETIATKLANLLRSQGNLHAYLETIADKDWSGDKTKALMWSFRHLPAHLQRCFSYCRLSGWRKVLSSXGESVVSDENVATTDTFKSLKKLRVLQVLGLNLEKLTTKFIREMKHLRILRVSGTGESVLLVAVSTLYQLQVLKVENARPRAAHLTDLVGLRYLRLSGIAEIGKLTSLQGLEIFRVRKEKGYELEQLKNLNELRGHLRIDNLENVESKESAIAADLKEKKHLDSLQLVWRDGEDNVNSNLDAEILEGLQLPPNLTSLYLDGYRGPSWPENQTSNIQELALRRCGMLEELPPMDQLYPYCRSLELRHITRLEALHTLPPRLQEFTIFRAPFLTFVTNEDLQLSQDDKRCIREVMRNRTQEWFQHQSKEDLVHNEREMRNFIAGMNGREHSNIVPAADADIAAVWERWLETHEQKTELIYSRQNEAKLLLPSTITRLRLQGCNITDHALSVCLQQNLPSLTELLLADLRMITRLPSADVLANLKSLQTLHLSDCWALTSLDGIRSLRRLRYLHLIGCPCLDIETAVLPSSLRHILFESCADVDAILANANLPRLLHLTITQCRTRTASLQFRNLRSLHALGIQDCSGVSFSVDLQELHSLENLILQNCSNLEAVMNLPRSLKRLGIRGCPILEESIEIDPLSGRRLLNDIPVEDRFEHAL, from the exons ATGTCGGGAGTAGTAGAGCCGATCATATTAGCAGCGGTGGGATGGGTGGCGTCTCCCCTCGTGGCGAAGCTGCTCAACGAAGGCTACCTCAGCTTAGGCATCAACGCGGAGAAGAAGCTTGAGAAGATGAGGGACACCGTCCTCCCGGTGCTGAAATCGGTGATCGAGAAAGCGGAGGGCAGCCCGCACCGGAGCGAGGTGGAGGGCTGGCTGCAGAGGCTGAAAGACGCTTACGACGGCGCGGAGGACGCGCTGGACCGCCTCACCTACGACCGCCTCAGACGCAAGGCTAAGGCAGCCGCAAGGAGCAGCAGTGGTAAGAGGCCAACAAATCCGGTAcgttcttcttcctcttttcacGTACCAAAACGTGTGAAATGGGTGATAAAAGGCGGCCGGGACATGCTGTCGCCTCGAAAGATCAAGCTGAAGGTAAGGCTGAAGAAGCTGAAAAAGATCGCCGGCAAAGCCAAGGACCTCAGCACTTTGTTAGGCGCCCAGCCTGAGACAGCAGACAGCAGGCAGACCTTCTCAGTGCCTCCACCGAGAGTGTTCGGCCGCGACGAAGATCGTGATGAAATCATTCGGCGTTTGAAGATAGAACCTGCAGCAGGCGTACCTATACCTATAATTGCAATAGTCGGTCGCCCGGGGGTCGGGAAGACTACTCTTGCACAGTACGTTTGTAAGCAGTTGAGGAGCGAATTAACTGACGGACAACATTTTGATCCCATCATGTGGGTCTACGCATCTCGCAACTTCAACGCATCCAAAATTATGAAAGACATCATACAACAAGCTTCTATCGCAAGCAAGCCACAAGAAGATCTTGGTGACGCTGTTGTAGCCGTCCGTTCCAATCTCGACGCTGTGGTCGCTGGCAAACTTAGCTCGACTGAAGCGCTACGACTAAAAATGAACGAAAAGCTGAACGGGAAGAAGTTCCTGCTCGTGATAGATGATGTTTGGTGCGACGGAGAAGACCGCAAGAAGAATTGGGATACACTATTCAGATGTTTAAGCGAATGCTGCTGTTTGCGGGGGAGCAAGATTTTGGTTACATCTCAAACGAATGATGCGCCGATAAATAGTACTGTTGCTCCTAACGGTGCTGTTCCTGTAGAATACGTTCGTCATTTGGAAGATTTAGCAAAGAATGACTTCTCAGATCTTTTCATTCACTACGCATTGTGGCAATTCGATTCTCACTTAAGAGAAGATTTCAAAGAGAAATGCAGGACAATCGCGGAGAAGTTGAACAAGGACCCTACGGCGGCCAAGATGGTTGGCGAGACGATCGCTACGAAGCTGGCCAATCTCCTTCGTTCGCAAGGTAATTTGCATGCATATTTGGAAACGATCGCAGACAAGGACTGGTCCGGCGACAAAACCAAAGCGCTGATGTGGAGTTTTCGGCATTTGCCGGCACATCTTCAGCGTTGCTTCTCGTACTGTCGCCT CTCTGGATGGCGCAAGGTTTTATCAAGCNAAGGAGAAAGCGTCGTCTCAGACGAAAATGTTGCGACCACCGACACCTTCAAGAGCTTAAAAAAGTTGCGCGTGCTGCAGGTTTTGGGGTTAAATCTAGAAAAACTGACGACAAAGTTTATAAGAGAAATGAAGCACCTTCGCATCCTGCGAGTTTCAGGTACTGGCGAGTCCGTGTTGCTGGTGGCGGTGTCCACTCTGTATCAGCTACAGGTGTTGAAAGTAGAAAACGCTCGCCCGCGTGCTGCACACCTTACCGACTTGGTCGGCTTGCGGTATCTACGGCTTTCTGGCATAGCCGAGATTGGCAAGTTAACTTCCTTGCAAGGCCTAGAGATTTTTCGGGTGAGAAAGGAAAAAGGATATGAGCTGGAGCAACTAAAGAACTTGAACGAACTTCGAGGACACCTGCGCATTGATAATCTTGAGAATGTTGAGAGCAAGGAGAGCGCCATTGCCGCCgatttgaaagaaaagaagcatCTTGATTCGCTCCAGTTGGTATGGCGCGACGGCGAGGACAATGTAAATTCTAATTTGGATGCTGAAATTCTTGAGGGTCTCCAATTGCCTCCCAATCTTACCAGCCTTTATCTAGACGGGTATCGGGGACCGTCGTGGCCCGAAAATCAAACATCCAACATTCAAGAACTTGCGCTGAGGAGGTGTGGAATGCTCGAAGAGCTCCCACCTATGGACCAGCTTTACCCTTATTGCAGATCACTCGAGCTTCGGCATATTACTAGACTTGAAGCATTACACACCCTTCCTCCGAGACTTCAAGAATTCACAATATTTCGCGCGCCATTTCTCACCTTCGTAACAAATGAAGACCTGCAGTTGAGCCAAGATGACAAGAGATGCATAAGAGAGGTCATGAGGAACAGGACGCAGGAATGGTTCcaacaccaaagtaaagaagacTTAGTCCACAACGAAAGAGAAATGAGGAATTTCATAGCCGGGATGAATGGCCGAGAGCATAGCAACATTGTGCCTGCCGCCGATGCGGATATTGCTGCTGTGTGGGAGAGATGGTTGGAGACGCATGAGCAAAAAACGGAATTAATTTACAGCAGACAAAATGAGGCCAAATTGCTTTTGCCCTCTACCATTACTAGGCTCCGGCTCCAGGGATGCAACATTACCGACCACGCATTGTCGGTATGCCTACAACAAAACCTCCCCTCCCTTACAGAGCTGTTGTTAGCAGATCTCAGAATGATAACCCGTCTACCGTCTGCGGACGTCCTCGCCAACTTAAAATCACTCCAAACTTTACATCTGAGCGACTGCTGGGCTCTCACTTCGCTGGATGGTATAAGATCCCTCCGCCGTCTCAGATATCTCCATCTAATCGGATGCCCCTGCTTGGACATTGAAACTGCTGTGCTGCCGTCCTCGTTGCGGCATATCCTTTTTGAGTCTTGTGCAGATGTAGATGCAATCCTAGCCAATGCGAATTTGCCACGACTACTTCATCTTACGATTACTCAATGTCGTACGCGAACGGCATCGTTACAGTTTCGCAACCTCCGATCTCTCCACGCCTTGGGTATCCAGGATTGTTCTGGCGTCTCATTCTCGGTGGATTTGCAGGAACTGCACTCTCTAGAAAATCTCATTCTGCAGAACTGCTCGAATCTGGAGGCAGTGATGAATTTGCCCAGGTCACTCAAAAGGTTAGGAATACGCGGATGTCCGATTTTAGAGGAATCCATAGAAATTGACCCCCTTTCGGGCAGGCGTTTGCTCAACGACATCCCTGTAGAAGACAGATTCGAACATGCTCTGTAA